Proteins encoded by one window of Molothrus aeneus isolate 106 chromosome 16, BPBGC_Maene_1.0, whole genome shotgun sequence:
- the DEXI gene encoding dexamethasone-induced protein, giving the protein MTAAVSARLDSVESWAFHALLVLPYMFYVGLFFVNVLILYYAFLMEYIVLNVGIVFLPEDMDQALVDLGMLSDPGSVLYETDSELDVFDGYLE; this is encoded by the coding sequence ATGACCGCCGCGGTCTCCGCACGTCTGGATTCGGTGGAGTCCTGGGCCTTCCATgcgctgctggtgctgccctaTATGTTTTACGTGGGCTTGTTTTTTGTCAATGTGCTGATCCTGTACTATGCCTTCCTGATGGAGTACATCGTCCTCAATGTGGGCATCGTTTTCCTGCCCGAGGATATGGACCAGGCTCTGGTGGATCTGGGGATGCTTTCCGACCCTGGCTCCGTGCTCTACGAGACGGACAGcgagctggatgtgtttgacgGGTACTTGGAGTGA